The genomic region ggttttgttcttcATCCTCCCTGCTATCTCcatattttttcatctgttttgtccACTAGTTTTTCTAGTCTAATACCTAGATGACAAACTCTCTGGCAGGAGTTTTTTATTTGTCCAAGCGGTGCTTGGCTCAGAGGAGTGAGTGCTTGTGCAATGCTGGGGTTCCTGCATGCACACGGAGtcaaaacagcaacagcaaagctCTGTTTGTCAAGTTGCTTAGCAGAGTGACTGCTCTCCCCAAATAGCTCCATACAGATGGTCGGACTCCCAAAGCTTTAGGAGCCTTATTTAAGAAACGAGCGTTGTCTTGGAGCCTGGGGTCTGCAGCTGTGTTTGCTTCATCACACTTCGAGCTCTAGTGAAAATCCACAGGAAAACATGAGGAGAATGACAAAAAATATTGCCCTTTAACTAAGTAGCATTTTGCAGTCACAGAATATGGCAGCAGTGGAAAGGGCTCGACAGTCCTCTGAGGTCTAAATGATGCAAATTGCAGTAAGCACTGTGGTCAGTCTTACAGTCATGTTCAGTGGGACTTGTAGCTGTGATGCTTTAGCAGTTTTTGCTTTGGATAATTAACCCGTGGAAGTAATTAAACAAACTACTTTCTCCTTTACCCATGCTAATctcacagctttcctgggcagaGCACCTGTAAACATGACTGTGTGACTTACTCAAACATTCAGCATTGTCTCTGGGACAGGTGTTAGATCATAAACTGGTTGCTCATTACAAGCATTTCTGCTAATTTTCTTTATACTCAGCTCTCTGGCTGAGGCCTTTATGGTCTCTGAAACACAGCAGTTCCCCTGATGTGAGGAGATAGGTTTTTACCtacttttgctttcttctaatCTTTATGTGGCTAAAAGCAGGAAACAAGTAAAAATGGACAAGAAAGAAGCATGGTTTTAAGACAAAGAGAAGGTTGTGATAGCTGTATCTTGGGTTGAGAAGAACCTGTTGAGACGCACCGGTATCTCGTGTTGATGAGCACAGCTGTTCTGTGCTGGCTGCCTTGCCCCTCTGTGCATGGCACTTTCAACAATCCTCTCCAATAACAGTTTGAAGATAGTGCGGGATTTTCATTCTGCGCCcatattttccttgctggcttaCTGCACTTTTCAGTTTTCTCCAGCATTATGTAtcaaatagacttttttttaatttttttttttttaaatttttattaaaatctctACAACACACTGTCTTTGCCAGAAAAATTTTGAATGACTTGTCCTCAGACGCCCCAGGAGTGCCAAGGATCGAAGAAGAAAAGTCTGAAGAGGAAACAGCAGCACCTGCCATCGCCACTGTTACGGTGCCAACTCCCATTTACCAAACCAGCAGTGGGCAGTACAGTATGTAGTCTGAATTTCTCAGTGGTGCTAGTAAGTGGGGATGAGAAGATGAAGAACTATTATTTCTATAACTGTTTGGATTAGGACAAAGCAGGAGGTGAAAATAAGATTGCTTTAATTTGACTGTTTGATAaccaagctttttaaaaacattcctgTTGTAAGTATTTGAAATGTTCAGTTAACATTCTGGGACTGCTTGCCACTTAGTGCAGCTAGTGCATCCTGAGGCAAAGTATGAACGACCCATAGTATTATTGTAAACTTTTTAACTTCAGGAACCAGATGAAGTAAttcagaagtttctttttttcctggcaaattATTAATCCTGGTTCACAAAATTGTAACCTCATTGATACAAAAAAGTTACAGTCTGCAATTACCTTTTTAGAAAGTCCTGAAAAAATGAGAATTTCAGCAACCTTATTTACAATCCTTAATAAATAAACGTTTCTGTGTTTCCTTTATTCATTAGAATTTATAGCTGTAGTGCTCTGAGTTAAAGGATTGAGGATACAGCTGTAAAACTAGAATTCACATGCTGTCTCATACAAACCAACCCAGTATTAAATATACAAAAGGGAGAAAGAACTACTTGTTTACATCTTTCTCTTAAAATCTCTAAAATTTTATATCTCTCTGTAATCCTTAGCCACTTCACCTAATACCCTACTTAATTTTATTGAAACTGATGTAATTAACTGTGCTTTCCTAtcataactgtaaaataaaatgcttgtgcAATTTGAGGTTTTGGGGTGTCTGTATATAGGAACACAGTGAAATTCTGTGGAATCATGAATGAGGGGTGATGTCTCAGTACGCCTGCGTGACAGGattgagggaaagaaaggaaaaaaaaacccagcaaagtAGAActgcttgaaggaaaaaaaaatatgtgaaattgGACCTTTATGAATGAAAACACTGCTAGGAAGGTGCGGAGGAAGTTGTAGAGAAGGGGGGACacagtcaaaaggaaaaaaaaatgccaaagcaaGAAGAAAGTGAAACACAAGATGGATAGTAATAGCAGCAGAGGAGACTGAAGGGCATAAAGCatggaagaggagaggaatttcagatgagaagaaaaaagaatggacTGAGGAAAAGACCTAAACCAACCAAGAAGAAAATCCTAactaacaaattaaaaattaagcactGGGGGAGGATTGTAGCTTCTCTGTGCGATGCTCTTTTATCAGAGAAACTTAGGCTGTGTTTTTTCACTTCCCCAAAAATACGAGTCtcacaaaaaattgaaaaactaTTTTCAAAGCATGATTTCTTTAATGTACATTAAAGCCGTGTGTCTGATTTGAGGGTGTATAAGGGTGCAAGGGATTGAACTCAGATGAGTATTCTTCCATATCTAGGTTTGATACTGTAAGTTATTGAGTAAATTAGTGTCTTAAATGCTGTGtcaatttttttttggtcttcagtTGCTATTACCCAAGGAGGAGCAATACAGCTGTCTAACAATGGCACAGATGGAGTACAAGGTCTCCAGACGTTGACTATGACCAATGCAGCTGCAACCCAACCTGGCACCACCATTTTACAATATGCACAGACCACAGATGGACAACAGATACTTGTACCCAGCAACCAAGTTGTTGTACAAGGTGAGAAACTTCACAGCCAGTCATTCTGCATAACATTTTCCCCATGCAGATAGAAGTAGCCAACCTAACTCCTTCAAACGtgtcaggaaacagaaataacagCTTTGGCACAGGTATGTCTCCAAAATGATTAAAGGAAATTCTGGACAAAGCTATTTGTCACGTTTTCTTGGAGCCTTTCCCTTCATATTGATAAAATTGTGGATATTTTGTGTTTACTTCTTAAAACGAtctatttatttttggttttccaTGCTGTATTTCCTGCACTTTGtccacataattattttttttatatgttctgCAAAAACTGGTACCACTTTAGAGTTGAGTTCTCCCAGACAGTCATCTGCAACAATAGTACATTTAAAGTGAAGCATTGAACTTAGGAAAGAAGGTTTTTTGATTCTTTCTGTAAAGACACTTTAATTTAttagtaattttttccccttttcaattACAAGTCATAATTTCTTCCTCCTGTGGCTTTTGTAATGAGTCACAAAGTACGTAATCATTGAGTCTTAGAATCATCGAATAATTTAGGAAGATGCCTTACAAGATAGTTTTGTCTAGCCCACCACTTAGAACAAGCAGGGCTACTTCAACTTAGAATAAGCTGGTGTTCtttattgtattaaaatatatgttttggtttattaattttttttttattaaaaataacagagacATGTACCCCTGCTTTTATGATTGTAAAGCAGGTGATTTGAAAGTTAACCAGTGAAGAGGTCTCCAGGCATCAGTGAAAATACATAGCCAAGAATATTGTTGTTGTGTTGATCTTCTGGGTTTTGTGTTCTTAAGGGCTTGTGATTTCTTTAGGTGGTATTGGATTTTTTTACAAGCTCAGGCAAATATAACACAGTCCTAGAttacaataaacaaataaaagaaacccaAGACCTTGTTCATTCTAGAGAAGTAGTGAAGTTGAGTGTCTAGTTTGCACTGTCTCTCTCTTGTTGGAGTAAATGCTACGTTTCTACACCCTTTTTTCTGTGCCAAATACTTACACATGCAGTTTCTCCTTTTGCAGATAGACATTTGGAGCATAGCCAGAAATACTGTTTGCCATCCTTCATCTTCTTAAAACTGCCCAAAAATCagagaagtaaaaagaaatatactaagggagaaagcagcacagcaatacagcaaaacaaatcaaGTTATCAAGCACAAGTGAAGACTTCTTCAGCAGGAATGCCCAAAACCTTGTATATGTTAATAAACTAAGACTGAGATAGCAGTGATGACCCAGATGATGGGTCATCCCTCCTGTACTGTAGCCAGAGTGCGTGGTTAGATAGATGACTAGGTGCTCTTTGCACCGTGTTTAACAGCACTGTCACCAAATGGACATCATGTCCCCTTGTGTCTTTCAGCTGCCTCCGGAGATGTGCAGACCTACCAGATTCGCACTGCCCCTACCAGCACCATTGCACCAGGCGTAGTCATGGCATCCTCTCCAGCACTTCCAACCCAGCCAGCAGAAGAGGCCGCGCGGAAGAGAGAAGTGCGTCTAATGAAGAACAGGCATGTGCATTTACATCACCTTCTTTTCCAGTGAGCTGAGCATAGAACTAGAGTGTTAAGCACTAAGAATCCTGATctttctcagtcattttatgAAACGCTTTCTGAAGAATTTGCCTTTACGTAAGGATGCAAAGCAGAGAAGCACATCTGTTAATGCCATGTATTGTGACTATGAAACCTTAAGTAGAGGTGTCAGACTCATTCTGTGAGGTGTGTGAATTTGTTTGTTGCCGTAAGGATAAAAGTCATTGGTGAGAGACTTGTATGACTGCAAATAATGTTCTTACAAACACTGAGATGAGTTCATTTTTTTGTGGTAATGCATTCATGCAGTTTCCTTTCCTGGATTCTTTACCTTAACCTTCTGGCCCACCTGCACTCTTCATGAGTGCTTTCTTGATTGTCTCACTTATTCTTTTTAGCTGCTTGCCCTTTGTGTTTTATCCTCTGGAGGCTGACATACTTAAGGGAAGGCTAAACGAGCAGCTACTCCTTTCCATGTCTTGTGGAGCCAGTAATGGCAGCAGAGgggctgagagagagaaaaagagaggagactTGACCCTGTGGGATCTAGTGTGTGAGGAGGAACAGCGAAGCCTACGGAGGTGGGGCTTGGTGGAGGCAGTGAAGGAAGGGAGCAGCGGAGAGAAGTTGGACATGATGCTCCCTGCGCCTACTGCTGTGGGACTGGCCTGAACTGACCCATCACACCAAGCTTGAACTCCCATCTGCAGCCATGGATTTAAGCCTGCGTGTTACACCCTGACACTGGGAAAACAGCCACGCATCCCTTCCCTCTGAGGAGGGGAAGCCCCATGAAATGACGGTTTACTTCAGCTGTCAGTCTGAAAAAATTCTTATGATGTACAGGTGCATTTATCTTCTGTAGATTGCTAAACTGTGAACACAATAGAAAGTTACATGAGCAGACCCAGTGCTTGTCTGAGGGTCTTTAAAGGAGTAAATAATGCTGAACAGCAGAGTTcacttttttaaaaggtttttgtaCAGAATGTCACCCATCCCccctttttatatattttcctgATATCAGTGAATAGTAGACATCACCCTTTCAGGCTTTGCATTTGAGAAAAATTTAATTAGCATTCTGAATCCTCCCGTTTAGTCAGCAATCTTATTCCAGTGAAAGAAAGCTTTTGTGTTTGTGAAAGCCAAGAAAAACAATGGGGAATTACCCCTGTTTGATGTAAATTGACAGCTTCTGCAACAGTATCATTTGCATGTGGTGCCTTTGGCCTGCTGGCTTAATAGATATTTGCAAAGCAGGGGAAAGGGATAGAGAGAGGCAGATGGTAAGGTAGTACTTATTGCAGGATTATAGCGTAAATATTCATAGATATTATTGTGCaaattttctgtgtaaattttacattttaaaaggtcTCTTGTAATTCAGTATAACTCTAGCTGTTCGTAATGAATAGCTAACGCACACAGATTTGAGGTGGCTTAATATAAAGCTCAAGCTGTCTCAAAtatcacaaaaagaaagaagttgtcACCCAAGAAGACAAGTTAGTAGTTTGCACTGGGAGGCGCTCCTGATCCAGTAGTACTTAATTTT from Rissa tridactyla isolate bRisTri1 chromosome 7, bRisTri1.patW.cur.20221130, whole genome shotgun sequence harbors:
- the CREB1 gene encoding cyclic AMP-responsive element-binding protein 1 isoform X2; the protein is MPAAHATSSAPTVTLVQLPNGQTVQVHGVIQAAQPSVIQSPQVQTVQISTIAESEDSQESVDSVTDSQKRREILSRRPSYRKILNDLSSDAPGVPRIEEEKSEEETAAPAIATVTVPTPIYQTSSGQYIAITQGGAIQLSNNGTDGVQGLQTLTMTNAAATQPGTTILQYAQTTDGQQILVPSNQVVVQAASGDVQTYQIRTAPTSTIAPGVVMASSPALPTQPAEEAARKREVRLMKNRHAARECRRKKKEYVKCLENRVAVLENQNKTLIEELKALKDLYCHKSD